The following proteins are co-located in the Microcystis wesenbergii NRERC-220 genome:
- a CDS encoding transposase — MKLLEWQAQLAAQHFEKTGEITVIVQDNHPIHTSKQVREYWDKWQQQGLFFFQLPKYSSEMNLIATEWHQLKTHELAGQIFPDEDDLAIAVKQGIEARAQKGGYETHCFKFNSA, encoded by the coding sequence ATTAAGCTTCTCGAATGGCAAGCCCAACTTGCTGCCCAACATTTTGAAAAGACGGGGGAGATTACCGTCATCGTTCAAGATAATCATCCCATTCATACAAGTAAGCAAGTCAGAGAATATTGGGATAAGTGGCAGCAGCAGGGATTATTTTTCTTTCAACTGCCCAAATATTCCTCTGAAATGAATCTTATTGCAACTGAATGGCATCAATTGAAAACTCACGAACTGGCAGGTCAAATTTTTCCCGATGAGGACGATTTAGCGATCGCTGTTAAACAAGGGATCGAAGCTCGCGCTCAAAAAGGAGGATACGAAACTCACTGTTTTAAGTTTAATTCTGCCTAG
- a CDS encoding class I SAM-dependent methyltransferase, with protein MPCPEYKSTHIRKIGYLVPNLYVATRPNYPEALFQEIINRVPLPRDRALDLGAGTGLSTLPLCPWFNQVLAVEPNEGMAAKLRNLSPKIEVRQCSIEEFSERPESIDLITLGNVLYWVDRSVVEKKVLNWLRQEGIFAAYRYGVPRPPETIRGILETELTERWHSFRHPRLLDEDYSRRFIAEQSELKAIQVLTVPHVIFWDTQQLIGYFCSTSYCSAYVKTLANPEQYVTDLESKISDTIGYSSFPVDFSLELIIAQKK; from the coding sequence ATGCCATGTCCTGAGTATAAATCTACCCATATTCGTAAAATTGGTTACCTAGTTCCTAACTTGTATGTGGCCACTCGACCTAATTATCCAGAGGCTCTATTTCAAGAGATAATAAACCGCGTTCCTCTTCCTCGCGATCGAGCTTTAGATTTGGGAGCGGGAACGGGTTTATCAACTTTACCTTTGTGTCCTTGGTTTAACCAAGTTCTAGCTGTCGAACCGAATGAAGGAATGGCTGCTAAGTTGCGGAATTTGTCCCCCAAAATAGAAGTTCGACAATGCAGCATTGAAGAATTCAGTGAAAGACCTGAAAGTATTGACCTGATTACGCTGGGAAATGTACTCTATTGGGTTGATCGCTCTGTGGTGGAAAAAAAAGTCCTAAACTGGCTTCGCCAAGAAGGCATCTTTGCTGCTTATCGTTATGGAGTCCCTCGTCCTCCTGAAACGATACGAGGCATTTTAGAAACTGAGTTAACCGAACGTTGGCATTCATTTCGACATCCTCGACTTTTAGATGAGGATTATTCTCGTCGGTTTATTGCTGAGCAATCTGAACTTAAAGCAATTCAGGTTTTGACGGTTCCTCATGTGATTTTCTGGGATACTCAACAACTGATCGGTTATTTTTGTAGCACATCCTATTGCTCAGCTTACGTAAAAACGCTGGCCAATCCCGAACAATACGTTACCGACTTAGAAAGCAAGATTAGTGATACTATAGGTTATAGTTCTTTTCCAGTAGATTTCAGTCTGGAACTGATAATTGCTCAGAAGAAGTAA
- a CDS encoding TauD/TfdA family dioxygenase: MYIDPVYLTKEQLVVSLTDSSEVDRVDIVEEIATKLTTYQVAVLRSSSENKFNLASLKNVLGEEFPYDSPSSEKVYLQAETDKNHFLLTYDPRAISYQVALNSRGSLSLHTDGTTSSSITPVFIVFCHLSHPQSGGLTRVAGGARLVHFLARYYPEEFLALCQPNCVISQIADGSRSKEHTVFEIQDNQIFIYYRNDQTRQMLPQAGKNYHRVQKGLEIIAHYLQQESNYIRLNAYANEVIIIPNQSTLHGRDEYVDGEGQVRQVQGVMYSGKQANKRLPQGIKPVPGTHLDRLVERLSTLRREEHSALKLEPKDFAEILDWESWANLVCRIPYTYQ; the protein is encoded by the coding sequence ATGTATATTGACCCTGTTTATTTGACGAAAGAACAGCTTGTTGTTTCCCTCACTGATAGTTCTGAAGTTGATCGAGTTGATATTGTTGAAGAGATCGCCACAAAATTAACAACTTATCAAGTTGCAGTCCTTCGCTCGTCTTCAGAAAATAAATTTAATTTAGCCTCTCTCAAAAATGTATTAGGAGAAGAATTTCCCTATGATTCTCCTTCCTCGGAAAAAGTCTATCTGCAAGCAGAAACAGATAAAAATCACTTTTTGTTAACCTACGATCCCAGGGCTATTTCCTATCAGGTTGCACTCAATTCTCGTGGTTCGCTCTCTCTCCATACAGATGGAACAACTTCTTCCTCTATTACGCCAGTATTTATCGTATTTTGTCATCTTTCTCACCCTCAATCTGGAGGATTAACCCGTGTGGCTGGGGGAGCTAGACTTGTACATTTTTTGGCTCGGTATTATCCCGAAGAGTTTTTAGCATTATGTCAACCCAATTGCGTCATTTCCCAAATCGCAGATGGTAGCCGCAGCAAAGAACATACGGTTTTTGAAATTCAAGATAATCAAATCTTCATTTATTATCGAAACGACCAGACCAGACAAATGCTTCCTCAAGCAGGAAAAAATTACCATCGAGTTCAAAAAGGTTTAGAAATTATCGCTCATTATCTGCAACAAGAAAGTAATTATATCCGACTTAATGCCTACGCCAATGAAGTTATTATTATTCCCAATCAATCAACTCTGCACGGACGAGATGAGTATGTCGATGGGGAGGGTCAAGTCAGACAGGTTCAAGGGGTGATGTATTCAGGAAAACAGGCGAACAAGCGACTTCCTCAAGGGATTAAACCCGTACCCGGAACTCATCTTGATCGTCTAGTTGAACGCCTATCGACCTTGAGGAGGGAAGAACATTCAGCCTTAAAACTCGAACCCAAAGATTTTGCTGAAATTCTCGACTGGGAATCTTGGGCAAATTTAGTTTGTCGCATCCCTTATACTTATCAGTGA
- a CDS encoding NADAR family protein, translated as MTIYFFKETDPIYGCFSNFSDYGFELDGVWWPTSEHYFQAQKFAGTDHVEAIRQAVTPTEATKMGRDRNRPLRSDWEDVKDSIMQRGVLHKFQTNKEIRQVLLSTGDEQIIEEAPHEEYWGSGKDGNGKNRMGQILMAVRQELRQSQEIL; from the coding sequence ATGACCATTTATTTTTTCAAAGAAACCGATCCAATCTATGGGTGCTTTTCCAATTTCTCGGATTACGGATTTGAACTAGATGGTGTCTGGTGGCCGACATCAGAACATTATTTTCAAGCTCAAAAGTTCGCCGGAACTGACCATGTTGAAGCCATCAGACAAGCTGTCACTCCAACTGAGGCCACCAAAATGGGACGCGATCGCAATCGTCCGTTGCGTTCCGATTGGGAAGACGTGAAAGATTCGATCATGCAGCGTGGAGTTCTGCATAAATTTCAAACTAATAAAGAAATTCGCCAAGTTCTTTTAAGTACAGGAGACGAACAGATTATAGAAGAAGCACCCCATGAGGAATATTGGGGTTCGGGTAAGGATGGAAACGGAAAAAACCGGATGGGACAAATTTTAATGGCTGTACGACAGGAATTACGTCAATCTCAAGAAATATTGTAA
- a CDS encoding glutathione S-transferase family protein — protein MTQLTLVIGNKNYCSWPLRPWLAMKQFGIEFNEIRIPIYTPESEQQIRQYSPTGKRPVLVEDQLKIWDSLAIFEYLAERFPNFHWWPLERTERAVARSICAEMHSGFSHLRQKMPFNCRAKLPGKGMTPEVAKDIDRITTIWQDCRQRFGGSGQMLFGEFTIIDAMFASEVLRFHTYEVKVNSESKDYMEAILALPSVQEWLQDANSEVEVVPQFEL, from the coding sequence ATGACACAGCTTACTCTGGTAATTGGTAATAAAAACTACTGCTCTTGGCCCCTACGACCTTGGTTAGCAATGAAGCAGTTTGGCATTGAATTTAACGAAATTCGGATTCCGATTTATACTCCTGAATCCGAACAACAAATTCGACAATATTCACCAACTGGGAAAAGGCCAGTTCTCGTAGAAGATCAACTTAAGATTTGGGATTCTCTAGCAATTTTTGAATATTTAGCGGAACGGTTTCCTAACTTTCACTGGTGGCCTTTAGAACGAACAGAACGAGCAGTAGCACGCTCTATTTGTGCAGAGATGCACTCAGGCTTTTCTCATCTGCGCCAAAAAATGCCATTCAATTGTCGAGCAAAATTGCCCGGTAAAGGAATGACACCTGAAGTCGCCAAAGATATTGATCGCATCACGACAATTTGGCAAGATTGTCGGCAAAGATTCGGTGGTAGCGGTCAAATGTTATTTGGTGAATTCACAATCATTGATGCAATGTTCGCTTCGGAAGTCTTGCGTTTTCACACTTACGAGGTCAAAGTTAATTCTGAGTCTAAAGACTATATGGAAGCGATTTTAGCACTTCCATCTGTCCAAGAATGGCTTCAAGATGCCAATTCCGAAGTAGAGGTCGTACCTCAATTTGAGCTTTAG
- the asnB gene encoding asparagine synthase (glutamine-hydrolyzing) — protein MSGIVIFRSQDEPISQTNFKRSLDALSHQGLHRQNIWISENEKVGLGHTKLSIIDDLSGDQPLSDGERTRYIVANGEFYDLGSVKQQLKQQGYSFQTDSSSEIVLHLYDRLGTQCLDKLRGEFAFAIWDERNQLLFAARDRFGVKPLYYTVYNRTVYLASEVKALFAAGVPAHWDQESFFLTDSGVLPPNNTLFANIYQVPGGCFLIASDSGIQIHRYWDFNYPLIGDSSTQLTQEDYIEKLRHTLDEAIKIRLRSDISIGCYLSGGIDSSTVLGMASTHTSKPIQAFTISFDHATYNEEAIARETAQQIGADFHVVSLSNVELAEHFADAVCQGEMLTYNAHTPAKYLLSRATQNAGCNLVLIGEGSDETFGGYAHFCQDMLRQITAGQDEKTTRKLLEELKQNSKQISPALFVEGGAEALESVRQSLGFIPAWMERRVRLKIDGIYSDEFMAQFSQRDAYRIFLNHIDVIGQLKGRESVNQSMYLWCKTHLPVYVLRVMGESVIRYHGIEGRLPFLDRKVVELATQIPGELKIHKFTGKYILREAARPFLTDTVYAGKKHSLLAPPSTFDPQGAFFQLVQDTLRGSVMAAVPFYNQTKAIQLLDRIPEMDDIEKTALEVPLMKMLSACFLQERFGLA, from the coding sequence ATGAGTGGTATTGTGATTTTTCGCTCTCAAGACGAGCCGATATCTCAGACGAATTTCAAGCGCTCCCTAGATGCTTTAAGCCATCAAGGTTTGCATCGCCAAAATATTTGGATATCGGAAAATGAAAAAGTGGGTTTGGGTCATACCAAACTGAGTATCATCGATGATCTGAGTGGGGATCAACCCCTCTCAGATGGGGAGCGAACCCGCTACATTGTCGCCAACGGTGAGTTTTATGACTTGGGTTCGGTTAAACAACAATTGAAACAACAAGGCTATTCATTTCAAACTGATAGCAGCAGTGAAATTGTCCTCCACCTCTACGATAGACTGGGAACTCAATGCTTGGATAAACTTCGAGGTGAATTTGCTTTTGCGATTTGGGATGAACGTAACCAGTTATTATTTGCTGCTCGCGATCGCTTTGGCGTTAAACCCTTATACTATACTGTTTATAATCGAACAGTGTATTTAGCCTCAGAAGTTAAAGCCTTATTTGCTGCTGGTGTTCCTGCTCACTGGGATCAGGAATCTTTTTTCTTGACTGACAGTGGTGTTTTACCGCCAAATAATACGCTATTTGCTAATATCTATCAAGTTCCAGGTGGATGTTTTTTAATTGCTTCTGATTCAGGTATCCAAATTCATCGATATTGGGATTTTAATTATCCTTTAATCGGCGATTCTTCCACTCAACTAACTCAAGAAGATTATATTGAAAAACTCCGCCATACCTTAGATGAAGCGATCAAAATTCGCTTAAGAAGTGACATTTCCATCGGTTGCTATCTCAGCGGAGGAATCGACTCCTCGACAGTTCTGGGGATGGCATCAACTCATACTAGCAAACCGATTCAAGCCTTCACTATTAGTTTTGATCATGCAACTTATAACGAAGAAGCAATTGCTCGCGAAACCGCCCAGCAGATCGGGGCTGATTTTCACGTCGTTTCTCTCAGTAATGTAGAGCTAGCAGAACATTTTGCTGATGCGGTTTGCCAAGGAGAAATGCTCACTTATAATGCTCATACTCCCGCTAAATATCTATTGAGTCGAGCAACGCAAAATGCAGGATGTAACCTAGTTTTGATCGGAGAAGGTTCCGACGAAACTTTTGGAGGATATGCTCACTTTTGCCAAGATATGTTACGACAAATTACGGCGGGACAAGATGAAAAGACAACCAGAAAGCTACTAGAAGAGTTGAAGCAAAATAGTAAACAAATCTCTCCTGCTTTATTTGTAGAAGGAGGCGCAGAAGCCTTAGAAAGTGTTCGTCAAAGTCTGGGATTTATTCCTGCTTGGATGGAACGGCGGGTTCGGCTCAAAATTGATGGGATTTATTCAGATGAATTTATGGCTCAATTTTCTCAGCGAGATGCCTATCGTATCTTTTTAAATCACATTGATGTTATCGGACAACTAAAAGGACGAGAATCGGTCAATCAATCGATGTATTTATGGTGTAAAACTCACTTACCTGTCTATGTGTTGCGGGTGATGGGAGAGAGTGTAATTCGATACCACGGGATTGAAGGACGCTTACCATTTTTAGACCGCAAAGTGGTCGAATTAGCAACTCAGATTCCTGGAGAACTAAAAATTCACAAATTTACTGGGAAATATATCTTGCGAGAAGCAGCACGACCGTTTCTCACTGATACAGTTTATGCTGGCAAAAAACATTCTTTACTCGCACCGCCTTCTACGTTTGATCCTCAAGGAGCCTTTTTTCAATTGGTTCAAGATACACTGCGAGGATCGGTAATGGCAGCCGTTCCCTTTTATAATCAAACAAAGGCGATTCAACTACTTGATCGAATTCCCGAGATGGATGATATTGAAAAAACAGCGCTCGAAGTTCCTTTGATGAAAATGTTGAGTGCTTGTTTTCTGCAAGAACGGTTTGGCTTGGCCTAA
- a CDS encoding SH3-like domain-containing protein gives MEEFTMRGHHDIGGLPSGTIESSEHDIALWEKQVDAIEALLSKMNPPLVRDDELRRGIENLDADDYEKLDYYERWIVVIRHILLEKNLFTVDDLEQKIREISSRFDPKSYL, from the coding sequence ATGGAAGAGTTTACCATGAGAGGTCATCATGATATCGGAGGTTTACCCTCTGGAACTATTGAAAGTTCGGAACACGATATTGCTTTGTGGGAAAAGCAGGTTGATGCTATCGAAGCACTTCTTAGCAAAATGAATCCCCCTTTAGTCCGCGATGATGAATTGCGACGAGGGATTGAAAACTTAGATGCTGATGATTACGAAAAACTGGACTACTATGAACGTTGGATTGTTGTTATTCGTCACATTTTGCTTGAGAAAAATCTATTTACTGTTGATGACTTAGAACAGAAAATCAGGGAAATCTCATCTCGATTTGATCCCAAATCTTACCTTTAA
- a CDS encoding SH3-like domain-containing protein, with product MSQYFNLGEQVIVRALYPLGHTRTPFYIRGKIGVIVRVLGKFPNPEALAYGKDDPELHWLYCVQFQQSHVWDNYTGSPQDTITVDIYEHWLEPV from the coding sequence ATGAGCCAATACTTTAATCTGGGAGAGCAAGTGATTGTCCGTGCGTTGTATCCTCTTGGTCATACTCGCACACCTTTTTATATTCGTGGTAAAATTGGTGTAATTGTGCGCGTTTTGGGAAAATTTCCCAATCCAGAAGCCCTCGCTTACGGAAAAGATGATCCGGAATTACACTGGCTTTATTGCGTACAATTTCAGCAAAGTCATGTGTGGGATAATTATACAGGCTCTCCTCAAGATACAATTACTGTTGATATTTATGAACACTGGCTAGAACCAGTCTGA
- the nthA gene encoding nitrile hydratase subunit alpha — translation MQNPFSHDHHEHEIIVDNEQPLTDYQLLTLAIQELLIEKGIVTATQIRETIEAMDARSPALGAKMVVRAWLDSNYKARLLKDCKAAAWELGIDIGSSRVVVVENTPQVHNVIVCTLCSCYPRMILGLPPDWYKNKAYRSRVVREPRAVLAEFGTIIPDNVEIRVHDSTAEMRYLVLPQRPEGTEKLDLEALETLVMRDAMIGVALLKQAN, via the coding sequence ATGCAAAATCCATTCTCCCACGACCATCACGAACACGAAATTATCGTTGATAATGAGCAGCCATTAACGGACTATCAACTTCTCACACTGGCGATTCAAGAACTACTAATTGAAAAAGGAATTGTCACTGCTACTCAGATTAGAGAAACAATTGAAGCAATGGATGCTCGTAGTCCAGCTTTGGGGGCGAAAATGGTAGTACGAGCCTGGTTAGATTCAAACTACAAAGCGCGTTTGCTAAAGGATTGTAAAGCCGCAGCTTGGGAATTAGGGATTGATATTGGTAGCAGTCGCGTGGTGGTTGTCGAGAACACTCCACAAGTTCATAATGTAATTGTTTGTACTCTATGTTCTTGCTACCCACGCATGATTTTAGGATTGCCTCCAGATTGGTACAAAAATAAAGCCTATCGCTCACGAGTAGTCCGAGAACCCCGTGCTGTACTAGCAGAATTTGGCACAATCATACCAGATAATGTAGAAATCCGTGTTCATGATAGCACGGCTGAAATGCGGTATTTAGTTTTGCCGCAGCGACCAGAAGGAACAGAGAAACTAGATTTAGAAGCACTAGAAACTCTAGTGATGCGAGATGCTATGATTGGAGTTGCACTGCTCAAGCAAGCTAATTAA
- a CDS encoding sulfotransferase family protein, translating into MEPKNQNSKTYKPLPITGISLIHWIKLILRNGGIDLKYLPKALYVSAQSIKNTPLILKERVEFDKEVENVQLENSPVFIIGHCRSGTSYLHHLIGQDPNWGYITKAQVLVGGSEFFLGSPQKVENWASRVYPTPRKTDSLVLHADDPAEEEIALVNSSLSSFYEGFYFPKKIKFIFQKCVLFQGDESEKTAWKNDYKRMLSRIHLSVGGKRLLIKNPLNGGRIKLLLDLFPDAKFIHILRNPYDVYASTVKLYQIIVPEWTFQTINEAEMKENILFFYQELMNRYFLDKNLIPPENLVEIKYENFIGNEIETLSQIYQQFNLPGFAEAKPRFAHFIEEETKRHKEYKERDNRSKKKLDQETMVKLEKAWKPIIDKWNQM; encoded by the coding sequence ATGGAACCCAAAAACCAAAATTCTAAGACTTATAAACCTTTGCCCATTACTGGCATATCATTAATCCACTGGATCAAATTGATTTTGAGAAATGGGGGCATCGATCTAAAATATTTACCCAAAGCCTTGTATGTTTCGGCTCAAAGTATTAAAAATACCCCTTTAATTCTAAAAGAACGAGTTGAGTTTGACAAAGAAGTTGAGAACGTTCAACTTGAAAACTCTCCTGTTTTTATTATTGGTCATTGTCGCAGTGGTACAAGCTATTTACATCATTTAATCGGTCAAGATCCCAATTGGGGATATATTACCAAAGCTCAAGTCTTAGTGGGTGGCTCAGAATTTTTTCTGGGAAGTCCTCAAAAAGTTGAAAATTGGGCAAGTCGGGTTTACCCAACTCCGAGAAAAACCGATTCTTTAGTCTTGCACGCTGATGACCCAGCCGAGGAAGAAATTGCGCTGGTTAATAGTAGTCTATCCTCATTTTATGAAGGGTTTTATTTTCCTAAAAAGATTAAGTTTATTTTTCAAAAATGCGTTTTGTTTCAAGGTGATGAATCAGAGAAAACAGCTTGGAAAAATGACTATAAGCGAATGTTGTCAAGGATTCATCTAAGTGTAGGTGGTAAAAGACTTCTCATCAAAAATCCTCTCAACGGCGGTCGCATAAAGTTACTGTTAGATTTATTCCCAGATGCAAAATTTATTCATATTTTAAGAAATCCCTATGACGTTTATGCTTCGACGGTGAAACTGTATCAAATCATTGTTCCCGAATGGACATTTCAAACAATTAATGAAGCGGAAATGAAGGAAAATATTTTGTTCTTTTATCAAGAACTAATGAATCGATATTTCCTTGACAAAAATCTAATTCCTCCAGAAAACTTAGTAGAAATTAAGTATGAAAATTTCATTGGCAATGAAATAGAAACTTTAAGCCAGATCTATCAACAGTTTAACCTACCCGGATTTGCAGAAGCAAAACCCAGATTTGCTCATTTCATTGAAGAAGAAACCAAAAGACACAAGGAATATAAAGAGCGAGACAATAGAAGTAAAAAAAAGCTGGATCAAGAAACAATGGTTAAGCTAGAAAAAGCCTGGAAGCCCATTATTGACAAATGGAACCAAATGTAG
- a CDS encoding phytanoyl-CoA dioxygenase family protein, with protein MEICEKNPRIWELNSEQRQLLPSDLDIEFYRQHGWYISKPLFSESEIDRAKEGIERFYQGHRDSQLPVALPDFEDWTPNQGDGLRINEFLVQRNRQIHQLSQNYLIGAIAALLTGSPQIRLFSSSLYYKPPKTQSVETTIGWHHDRGYWKTCRSDNMISAWIPLHDCDESMGTLTMIDGSHLWTEPNGISQGFSHFAKSDRNEQENILLVHAQGRPIDKVPMNLKKGQVSFHHCLTFHGSPSNTSSQPRIAIAFHLQDKDNQYRLHRQENGNIHVHNNDRLCRKLADGTPDYTDPVFCPILWEGNPRIFK; from the coding sequence ATGGAAATTTGTGAAAAAAATCCTCGAATTTGGGAACTAAACTCAGAGCAACGTCAACTTCTTCCATCTGATTTAGATATCGAATTCTATCGACAACATGGTTGGTATATCTCGAAACCGCTATTTTCAGAATCAGAAATTGATCGAGCTAAGGAAGGAATTGAACGCTTTTATCAAGGTCATCGCGATAGTCAATTACCCGTCGCGTTGCCAGATTTTGAGGATTGGACACCGAATCAGGGAGACGGGCTAAGAATTAATGAATTTCTGGTTCAGCGAAACCGACAAATTCATCAATTATCCCAGAATTATCTAATTGGAGCCATTGCTGCTTTACTAACAGGTAGCCCCCAAATTCGCTTATTCAGCAGTAGCCTGTATTATAAACCACCGAAGACTCAATCGGTGGAAACTACCATCGGTTGGCATCATGATCGTGGGTATTGGAAAACTTGCAGGTCAGATAATATGATTAGTGCGTGGATTCCTCTACACGATTGTGATGAAAGTATGGGAACTTTGACGATGATTGATGGTAGTCATTTGTGGACTGAACCTAATGGAATCTCACAAGGGTTTTCCCATTTTGCTAAATCTGATCGAAACGAACAAGAGAATATTTTGCTGGTTCATGCTCAAGGAAGACCAATTGATAAAGTCCCCATGAATCTCAAAAAGGGACAAGTCAGTTTTCATCATTGTTTGACTTTTCATGGCAGTCCTTCTAATACTAGCAGTCAGCCGAGAATTGCGATTGCTTTCCATCTACAAGATAAAGACAATCAATATCGTCTTCACCGCCAAGAAAACGGTAATATTCACGTTCACAATAATGATCGTCTCTGTCGTAAATTAGCAGACGGAACACCTGATTACACTGATCCAGTTTTTTGTCCTATTTTATGGGAAGGTAATCCCCGAATATTTAAATAG
- a CDS encoding alkaline phosphatase family protein yields MNHPILAIEIGAGDLNLINNWVSQGNLKNLAKLLEGGASGTLENIDYYTTETKWTIFLTGCMPKTTGYWGPLKFHDGTYEMQRQQQSYNFTQYPPFYSLAKESQIAVFDIPQTIVSDQVQGVQVLGWGCHAPYVVNQSQPPQLLEDLVSKFGEHPTFRRDFINNWWDPKIVTKFCNDLKTGISRRTDICKFLLKQQNWDLFLTGFSEPHPAGHHYYHLSQPDHPLYPYKDQNGAVDDLMLELYEATDSAIGELIEAAPKDAHILIYSLQGMTNNSTDLPSMVFLPELLYRFSFPGKVALAAGEKDQLSPPIFPHLDRKTWASEVWKLKWDRNPIQRFLRGRVSDEFQEAIDQWLSAKNSPDLDSPFQLYKEKSLYAWQPTMWYKPFWSKMKAFALPTFAVEGFIRINLKDREPNGIVEPENYDKLCEELTQHLYDLKDARTGKSVIKKVVRTRENILNQDPDLPNADLVVVMADCPSDVVDSPQFGRIGPVPYHRTGGHPPEGFLIAKGLGIAPNSQLPKGHVLDLPPTILKLMGVPSPEYFEGKSLL; encoded by the coding sequence ATGAATCATCCCATTTTAGCCATCGAAATTGGTGCTGGCGATCTCAATTTAATCAATAACTGGGTTTCTCAAGGAAACCTGAAAAATTTAGCCAAGTTGTTAGAAGGAGGAGCGTCAGGAACACTAGAAAATATCGACTACTATACAACCGAAACAAAATGGACAATCTTTTTAACTGGTTGTATGCCGAAAACTACTGGATATTGGGGTCCTTTAAAGTTTCATGACGGTACATACGAAATGCAACGTCAGCAGCAGTCATATAACTTTACTCAATATCCACCATTCTACAGTTTAGCCAAAGAATCTCAAATCGCTGTTTTTGATATACCACAAACGATTGTATCGGATCAAGTTCAAGGCGTACAGGTTTTGGGGTGGGGGTGTCATGCTCCTTATGTAGTCAATCAATCCCAACCACCTCAATTATTAGAAGACTTAGTGAGCAAATTCGGTGAGCATCCGACTTTCCGGCGGGATTTTATCAATAACTGGTGGGACCCAAAAATAGTTACCAAGTTTTGTAACGATCTTAAAACGGGAATTTCTCGTCGAACCGATATTTGTAAATTTTTACTAAAACAACAAAATTGGGACTTATTTTTAACTGGATTTAGTGAACCTCATCCTGCTGGTCATCACTATTATCATCTCAGTCAACCCGATCATCCTTTATACCCGTATAAAGATCAAAATGGAGCGGTTGACGATTTGATGCTCGAACTCTACGAAGCGACCGATTCTGCGATTGGAGAACTAATCGAAGCTGCACCTAAAGATGCTCATATTCTGATTTATTCCCTACAAGGAATGACAAATAACTCCACTGATTTACCCAGTATGGTGTTTTTACCAGAGTTATTGTATCGGTTTAGTTTTCCTGGGAAAGTCGCCCTCGCAGCGGGGGAAAAAGATCAGCTTTCTCCACCTATATTCCCTCATTTGGATCGCAAAACTTGGGCGAGTGAAGTTTGGAAATTGAAGTGGGATCGTAATCCAATTCAAAGGTTTTTAAGAGGGCGAGTATCTGACGAATTTCAAGAGGCAATCGATCAATGGTTGAGCGCAAAAAATTCACCCGACTTAGATTCTCCTTTTCAATTATACAAAGAAAAGTCTTTGTACGCTTGGCAACCTACCATGTGGTATAAACCTTTTTGGTCAAAAATGAAAGCATTTGCGCTCCCGACATTTGCGGTAGAAGGATTTATTCGGATTAATTTAAAAGATCGAGAACCTAACGGTATTGTTGAACCTGAAAATTATGATAAACTGTGTGAAGAATTAACTCAGCATCTCTATGATCTTAAAGATGCTCGAACGGGAAAATCAGTGATTAAAAAAGTTGTTCGGACTCGAGAAAATATTCTCAATCAAGACCCAGATTTGCCTAATGCTGATCTCGTAGTGGTAATGGCAGATTGTCCCAGTGATGTAGTTGACAGTCCCCAATTTGGGCGCATTGGTCCAGTTCCCTATCATCGGACTGGTGGTCATCCACCGGAAGGATTTTTGATTGCGAAAGGGTTAGGAATTGCGCCAAATTCTCAACTTCCAAAGGGTCATGTCCTAGATTTACCACCAACAATTTTAAAGCTGATGGGAGTACCATCTCCTGAATATTTTGAAGGTAAGTCACTCTTGTGA